One genomic segment of Brevibacillus laterosporus LMG 15441 includes these proteins:
- a CDS encoding sulfite exporter TauE/SafE family protein translates to MIDLSLTLIGVLVGFLVGLTGVGGAAILTPFLIMMGIQPTIAVGTDLVYNSITKIFGTLQHWRQKTVDWTIVFYLGIGSVPSAILAVHSLHWIQTNFGSADVVVKKVLGFALILIPIVMLIKTIQSHKEVKPNKWQLKTTQEKSMLVITAGAILGFIVGFTSVGSGSLFALVLLYLFQMRGASTVGTDIAHAFFLVTAAGFTHILYGNINYATVFQLLTGSIPGVFIGSLLALKVPTIHLRYMICVIILISGLKMI, encoded by the coding sequence ATGATCGATCTTTCATTAACTCTCATCGGTGTATTAGTTGGCTTTCTTGTCGGATTAACAGGAGTAGGTGGGGCAGCAATACTGACGCCCTTCTTAATCATGATGGGAATTCAACCAACGATCGCCGTAGGAACAGACCTTGTCTACAACTCCATTACAAAAATATTTGGTACTCTCCAGCATTGGAGACAAAAAACGGTGGACTGGACCATTGTATTCTACTTAGGTATTGGAAGTGTACCCAGCGCCATTCTCGCCGTTCATTCTCTACATTGGATACAAACAAATTTCGGTTCGGCTGATGTAGTAGTAAAAAAGGTATTAGGTTTTGCGCTGATTCTCATTCCTATTGTCATGCTGATCAAAACGATTCAATCTCATAAAGAAGTGAAGCCAAACAAATGGCAACTAAAAACGACGCAAGAAAAAAGTATGTTAGTCATTACTGCAGGGGCCATCTTAGGTTTTATCGTAGGCTTTACCTCTGTTGGCAGCGGTTCCCTATTTGCCCTTGTTTTGCTTTACCTTTTTCAAATGCGAGGTGCCTCAACGGTCGGAACCGATATTGCTCACGCTTTTTTTCTTGTTACTGCTGCTGGTTTTACTCATATCCTATATGGAAACATAAATTATGCTACCGTGTTCCAACTGTTAACAGGTTCAATTCCCGGTGTTTTTATTGGGAGTTTGCTTGCTCTTAAAGTACCTACCATTCATTTACGCTACATGATTTGCGTTATTATTTTAATCAGCGGTCTAAAAATGATTTAA
- a CDS encoding DUF4870 domain-containing protein — translation MEMNQVLKLLSHASTFFAPIIGPILIWLLASDRYVKNVALQALVFHISMSVLIGISWALSFILIGIPFLIVFGIMALYCPIKGIFYSLTGRTYYYPIIGRLING, via the coding sequence ATGGAAATGAATCAAGTGTTAAAATTACTTTCCCATGCCAGCACTTTTTTTGCTCCCATCATCGGGCCCATTCTTATTTGGTTACTTGCATCTGATCGCTATGTCAAAAACGTAGCTCTGCAAGCACTCGTTTTCCATATTTCCATGTCTGTATTGATCGGTATTTCTTGGGCTTTGTCGTTTATACTAATTGGTATTCCGTTCCTCATCGTGTTCGGAATCATGGCTCTCTACTGCCCAATCAAAGGTATTTTCTACTCTCTTACAGGTAGAACGTACTACTATCCAATCATTGGTCGTCTGATCAACGGCTAA
- the cyoE gene encoding heme o synthase, with protein MEHEVDLKESGTSFLDDMDTKQVQTEPATLSDYVQLMKPGIIFSNLLTAFAGIWLASAGFKNFQFDLTIYTLIGTSVIIGSGAVLNNYLDRDLDKRMKRTQSRALATGRIQPRNALIFGLGLLLLGLIVLFFLANPLAAVCGLVGHIFYVLIYTPMKRVSTLNTVVGSVSGAMPPLIGWAAVTGTLDLGAWTLFLIIFLWQSPHFLSLAMMKVEDYRAGGIPMLPVVRGFEETKRQMFFWGAALLPASLILFLYGNVGMLYFIVASIMGIIYVVFLFQGFSAKDDMAWAKKLFGYSLIYLTVMCAAMVISAILVHL; from the coding sequence ATGGAACACGAGGTTGACTTAAAGGAGTCCGGCACCTCTTTCCTAGATGATATGGATACAAAACAAGTGCAAACTGAACCCGCAACGCTATCAGATTATGTACAATTAATGAAACCAGGTATTATTTTTTCTAACTTGCTTACTGCTTTTGCTGGTATTTGGCTTGCTTCAGCAGGTTTTAAAAATTTTCAATTTGACCTGACGATCTATACGTTGATTGGAACTTCTGTCATTATTGGCTCTGGTGCTGTGCTGAATAACTATCTGGATCGCGATCTGGATAAAAGAATGAAACGAACGCAAAGCCGTGCCCTAGCAACAGGACGAATTCAACCACGCAATGCATTGATTTTTGGACTAGGTTTATTATTGCTTGGATTGATAGTGCTGTTCTTTCTAGCTAATCCGCTGGCAGCAGTTTGTGGTCTGGTGGGGCACATTTTTTATGTGTTAATTTATACCCCGATGAAGCGTGTCAGCACTTTGAATACCGTGGTAGGTAGTGTCTCAGGAGCTATGCCGCCTTTAATTGGCTGGGCTGCTGTAACAGGAACGCTTGATTTAGGAGCCTGGACTTTGTTTCTAATCATTTTCTTGTGGCAATCTCCGCACTTTTTGTCATTGGCTATGATGAAGGTGGAGGATTACCGAGCAGGCGGTATCCCAATGCTTCCGGTGGTACGCGGATTTGAAGAGACAAAGCGTCAGATGTTCTTCTGGGGTGCTGCACTACTGCCGGCATCACTCATTTTATTCCTATATGGGAATGTAGGCATGTTATATTTTATTGTCGCATCCATCATGGGGATTATTTATGTAGTGTTTCTCTTCCAAGGTTTTTCTGCCAAGGATGATATGGCATGGGCGAAAAAGCTATTTGGTTATTCGCTCATTTACTTAACAGTGATGTGTGCAGCCATGGTTATCAGCGCTATTTTGGTTCACTTATAA
- a CDS encoding COX15/CtaA family protein, translating into MDKNVKRLAILSTLVMFIVMIAGSLVTKTNSGLGCGNDWPLCNGKFVPSYALESIIEYVHRLTTGLAGIVVVVFSIYSIFTYKGNKEVLGLAIFGMFFIVVESILGASAVIWPQSSPVLALHFGFSLLAYTGVFMLTMFVINHERLQKIIKGTVTKGFGLYVWMVSLYAYGVVYLGAYVRHTGSSLGCSGWPLCNGKLIPELSGQVGVQFVHRVAAAVLVLLIIGIYVYAAKHYKESRKDIYTCSKLALVLVILQVLSGGLVVFANLELYATLTHSAIITVFFGILCYLGLQTLKRPS; encoded by the coding sequence ATGGACAAAAATGTAAAACGATTAGCGATCCTCTCGACCCTTGTTATGTTTATCGTGATGATTGCCGGTTCTTTAGTAACCAAAACTAATTCTGGTCTCGGCTGTGGAAATGATTGGCCACTGTGTAACGGGAAGTTTGTTCCCTCCTATGCTTTGGAGTCGATCATTGAATATGTTCATCGATTAACCACCGGTCTAGCAGGGATTGTAGTGGTTGTCTTTTCTATTTACTCGATCTTTACATACAAGGGCAATAAAGAAGTATTAGGGCTAGCAATTTTCGGAATGTTTTTTATTGTAGTAGAATCTATCCTAGGAGCCTCTGCAGTCATTTGGCCACAATCTTCACCTGTCTTAGCTCTTCATTTTGGCTTTTCTTTACTCGCCTATACAGGGGTATTTATGCTCACGATGTTTGTGATTAATCATGAACGCCTCCAGAAAATAATCAAGGGAACTGTTACAAAAGGCTTTGGTTTATATGTGTGGATGGTAAGTTTATACGCTTACGGGGTTGTGTATTTGGGTGCCTACGTGCGTCATACAGGCTCCAGCTTGGGCTGTTCGGGCTGGCCGCTTTGTAATGGGAAGCTTATTCCAGAATTAAGCGGTCAGGTAGGTGTTCAGTTTGTACATAGGGTGGCTGCTGCTGTATTGGTGCTGTTGATTATCGGAATTTATGTATATGCTGCCAAACATTATAAAGAATCACGCAAAGATATTTATACCTGCTCTAAGCTAGCGCTTGTATTGGTTATTCTTCAAGTTCTTAGTGGAGGCTTAGTGGTATTTGCTAATTTAGAATTATATGCTACTTTGACACATTCTGCTATCATTACAGTATTTTTTGGCATACTATGCTACTTAGGCTTACAGACATTGAAGAGGCCATCCTAA
- a CDS encoding GNAT family N-acetyltransferase translates to MITDYPVLVTERLMLLHLSLHQADDLFEIFSKEETTHHVPRKIHKSKLDTVLYLEKRMADCAEKKAFIWAIYHRESGKTIGVAGLFQYAEKEKSASLGAVLHPDYRGKGMTYESLRAVMAYGFKEIGLVRMEGKCEATNTLSERVMQRLGMVYEGTLRKNVLIKGELRDSKVYSVLQDEYMEDD, encoded by the coding sequence ATGATAACCGACTACCCTGTTCTCGTAACCGAACGACTCATGCTCCTCCATCTATCCTTGCATCAGGCCGATGACCTTTTTGAAATCTTTTCAAAGGAAGAAACCACGCATCACGTTCCTAGAAAAATCCATAAAAGCAAATTAGATACGGTTCTGTACTTAGAAAAACGAATGGCCGATTGCGCAGAGAAAAAAGCTTTTATTTGGGCGATCTATCATCGAGAATCTGGTAAAACCATTGGAGTCGCAGGTCTTTTTCAATATGCAGAAAAAGAAAAAAGCGCTTCATTAGGTGCAGTCCTTCATCCTGACTATCGCGGAAAAGGAATGACCTACGAATCGCTTCGGGCAGTAATGGCTTATGGGTTTAAAGAAATTGGTCTCGTTCGCATGGAAGGTAAATGTGAAGCAACTAACACGCTATCTGAGCGTGTCATGCAACGATTGGGGATGGTTTATGAAGGAACACTTCGTAAAAATGTGTTAATCAAAGGGGAACTGCGGGATTCAAAGGTTTACTCCGTCTTGCAGGACGAATACATGGAGGATGATTAG
- a CDS encoding exonuclease SbcCD subunit D, translated as MRILHTADWHFGRLLEGRDRRIEQAAFVDELCQIVEDKQIDLVVIAGDVYDSVNPPAWAEELYYEALERLSAEGKRGVVVIAGNHDQPERVRAASPLAHKHGIVLLGLPKELPLLTKAEASADKVRIIDGGSSWFEIAIPGVDHTAVVVALSYPSEARLKELISESFTPEQMQQAFSERIKDLLHDLASHFRQDTVNIITSHLFAMGGMETDSERPIQIGGTHTVSLDAFPPQADYVALGHLHRLQKLSEAPLIRYSGSPLSYSFSEAGQSKAVVMVEIIPGQQPTEEIIYLKCGRTLARWKATGGIAEVEKWLEEGKDADCWIDLEIHVDDVIDPAEFQRIRKLSDNFVKVQRVLVVSTEQERQEIEKREELNPVQLFTRFYERKRGTSPDEQVIQLFSRMMIASDAETKKQPGGDE; from the coding sequence ATGCGTATTTTGCATACAGCAGACTGGCACTTCGGCAGATTGCTAGAAGGTCGGGATAGACGTATAGAACAAGCGGCTTTTGTAGACGAACTATGCCAGATTGTTGAGGATAAACAAATAGATTTAGTAGTGATAGCAGGTGATGTATATGACTCTGTAAACCCACCGGCATGGGCGGAGGAGCTGTATTATGAAGCCTTAGAGAGATTGTCAGCAGAAGGTAAGCGCGGGGTAGTCGTTATTGCAGGTAATCACGACCAACCAGAACGGGTGCGCGCTGCTTCGCCACTAGCTCATAAGCATGGAATTGTGTTGCTTGGGTTGCCTAAGGAGCTACCTTTGCTTACTAAGGCTGAGGCGTCAGCAGATAAAGTAAGAATCATCGATGGAGGATCATCTTGGTTTGAGATTGCTATTCCAGGAGTAGACCATACCGCAGTAGTGGTGGCTTTATCATATCCTTCAGAAGCACGATTAAAAGAATTGATAAGTGAAAGCTTTACACCAGAGCAAATGCAACAGGCATTTAGCGAGAGAATCAAGGACCTCCTCCATGATTTAGCCAGCCATTTTCGGCAGGATACGGTCAATATTATAACAAGCCATCTGTTTGCTATGGGCGGAATGGAGACTGACTCGGAGCGTCCCATCCAGATTGGTGGGACACATACTGTCTCGCTGGATGCGTTTCCTCCACAAGCAGATTATGTTGCTTTAGGACATTTGCACCGTTTGCAAAAACTAAGTGAAGCACCATTGATTCGCTATAGTGGCTCACCGTTATCGTACAGCTTTTCGGAGGCGGGACAAAGCAAGGCGGTGGTGATGGTGGAGATTATTCCGGGTCAGCAGCCGACAGAAGAAATTATTTATTTAAAATGCGGTCGTACTCTAGCAAGATGGAAAGCGACTGGCGGAATAGCAGAGGTTGAAAAGTGGCTGGAGGAAGGAAAAGATGCAGATTGTTGGATTGATTTAGAAATTCACGTGGATGATGTGATTGATCCAGCAGAGTTTCAACGTATTCGTAAGCTGAGCGATAACTTTGTAAAGGTACAGCGCGTGCTGGTTGTCTCCACAGAACAAGAGAGGCAGGAAATAGAAAAACGCGAGGAATTAAATCCCGTACAGCTTTTTACTCGTTTCTATGAACGAAAGCGTGGAACATCACCAGATGAACAGGTTATTCAATTATTTTCCCGTATGATGATAGCCTCTGATGCTGAGACAAAGAAACAGCCAGGAGGAGATGAATAA
- a CDS encoding putative holin-like toxin: MSVYEGLSLMITFGTLIIALLTASAKRK, translated from the coding sequence ATGTCAGTGTATGAAGGCTTATCATTGATGATTACGTTTGGGACACTCATCATAGCCTTGCTGACCGCCTCTGCCAAACGGAAATGA
- a CDS encoding immune inhibitor A domain-containing protein, translating to MKWRKTMSALLATALLFSTMAGVPSITEAKSKKDTKQQKHHQKKKKDKETTKDNFSPVDESSLNLDRLVKNLQARGIIAEDATQDEIRDSIKEYLEDKRIPSGPDTSSSFGAEAKRSQEAAKEEVIQNVAEFKGKKRSRNFDDNMFVDNIVVSLIEFPDRLHNELPKVKDSIWTADFNEEHYEKMLFEPGGYTTPEGTSMTTMAKYYEEQSRDTWSVNGIVTPWITAKHSYKYYGKNRNGGDAHPRELVIESLEQVGKAIAGHEEEYDQRDPYDLDGDGDLNEPDGILDNLMLVHAGIGEETGEDDDAIWSHRWTLEEPVKIPGTNLLAYDYMIQPEDGAPGVFSHEYGHNLGLPDLYDTNKGGHDSPVGAWSLMSSGSHTGYVFQTEPTSLDPWSKMMLQEMYGGKWVSPKVVDYADLRKKQKFTLHEAVNKDIDNNMVLKIDMPEIMKDAPTKPFQGKYSYFSDEGDNLTSTITTPEIDLTDATEATMTVDMWRSIEKNYDFLYLNAIDVDTGEEELVEDWSDDPEDWEEVEIDLSDYVGKKMKFQFEYVTDAAMTKQGVYLDNIVVSVDGEEVFIDDAEGKPKMDLDGFTQFDGKGKKYDAYYLVELRSYNGADEGLKYFRRGETFLTYDPGMVIWYYDGRYGATEDNKTSLHPGHGMLGVVDSHQQIKYWDDNKKKPADARYQVSDAAFSPNRTSEINLDYILGKMWSPSRKGVTTFSDEKDYSMPGLEDVGMVLPQVGLTIKIKDVEEDFSKATIEVWKD from the coding sequence ATGAAGTGGAGAAAGACAATGTCTGCGCTGCTTGCCACCGCGCTGCTTTTTAGTACAATGGCAGGCGTACCAAGCATTACGGAAGCTAAGAGTAAGAAAGATACCAAACAGCAAAAGCATCATCAGAAGAAGAAAAAAGACAAAGAAACGACAAAAGACAATTTTTCACCCGTAGACGAGTCTAGTCTTAACCTCGATCGTTTAGTGAAAAATCTACAGGCAAGAGGCATTATCGCTGAAGATGCTACTCAGGATGAGATTCGAGATTCTATCAAGGAATATCTGGAGGATAAGCGTATACCGAGCGGGCCAGATACCTCAAGCTCATTTGGTGCTGAGGCAAAGCGGAGTCAAGAAGCTGCTAAAGAAGAGGTCATCCAGAATGTAGCTGAATTTAAAGGAAAGAAGCGTTCTAGAAATTTTGATGACAATATGTTTGTTGATAATATCGTTGTTAGTCTCATTGAGTTTCCCGATCGGCTTCACAATGAATTACCAAAAGTGAAGGATTCGATCTGGACGGCTGATTTTAATGAAGAGCATTATGAAAAAATGCTGTTTGAACCGGGCGGATATACTACGCCGGAGGGAACTTCAATGACCACAATGGCTAAATATTACGAAGAGCAATCGCGTGATACTTGGTCCGTAAATGGGATAGTAACACCTTGGATAACCGCTAAACATTCCTATAAATACTATGGGAAGAATAGGAATGGTGGGGATGCTCACCCACGTGAGCTAGTTATTGAATCCTTGGAGCAGGTAGGTAAGGCAATCGCTGGACATGAGGAGGAATACGATCAACGTGACCCTTACGATCTTGATGGGGACGGAGATTTAAATGAACCGGATGGCATTTTGGATAATCTGATGCTGGTACATGCCGGTATCGGAGAAGAAACAGGGGAGGATGACGATGCGATCTGGTCACATCGTTGGACGCTGGAAGAGCCTGTTAAGATACCAGGAACCAATCTACTTGCATATGATTATATGATTCAACCAGAAGATGGAGCGCCAGGTGTTTTCAGTCATGAGTATGGACATAATTTGGGCTTACCGGACTTATATGATACGAATAAAGGCGGACACGATTCTCCAGTTGGAGCTTGGTCATTAATGTCAAGCGGTAGTCACACAGGCTATGTATTTCAAACAGAACCAACTAGTCTTGATCCGTGGTCTAAGATGATGCTGCAAGAAATGTACGGAGGCAAATGGGTATCTCCGAAGGTAGTAGATTATGCTGACCTTCGCAAGAAACAGAAGTTTACATTGCATGAAGCGGTAAACAAAGATATTGATAATAACATGGTACTTAAAATTGATATGCCTGAGATTATGAAGGATGCACCAACGAAGCCCTTCCAGGGTAAATATTCTTATTTTTCGGATGAGGGTGATAATTTAACTAGTACGATTACCACTCCTGAAATTGATCTCACGGATGCTACGGAAGCAACAATGACTGTAGATATGTGGAGGAGTATTGAAAAAAATTACGATTTCTTATACCTAAATGCTATTGATGTAGATACAGGCGAGGAGGAATTAGTAGAGGATTGGAGCGATGATCCCGAGGATTGGGAGGAAGTAGAGATTGATCTCTCTGATTATGTCGGGAAAAAAATGAAATTCCAATTCGAATATGTGACAGATGCTGCTATGACGAAGCAAGGAGTATATCTGGATAACATCGTAGTATCAGTTGATGGTGAAGAGGTATTTATAGATGACGCAGAAGGGAAGCCTAAGATGGATTTAGACGGCTTCACTCAATTCGATGGAAAAGGGAAAAAATATGATGCCTATTATCTCGTAGAATTGCGCTCTTATAACGGTGCTGACGAAGGATTGAAATATTTTCGCCGTGGAGAAACATTTTTAACCTATGATCCTGGAATGGTTATTTGGTATTACGATGGGAGATATGGTGCAACTGAAGATAATAAAACCAGTTTGCATCCTGGTCATGGAATGCTTGGCGTGGTTGATTCCCATCAACAAATAAAATATTGGGACGATAACAAGAAGAAACCAGCCGATGCGCGTTACCAAGTAAGTGATGCTGCATTTAGTCCAAATCGTACCAGTGAAATTAATCTTGATTATATCTTGGGAAAGATGTGGAGTCCGTCGAGGAAGGGTGTAACAACCTTCTCGGATGAAAAGGATTACTCGATGCCAGGCTTAGAGGATGTAGGAATGGTACTGCCACAGGTAGGTCTTACCATCAAGATTAAGGATGTCGAGGAGGACTTCTCAAAGGCTACAATTGAAGTGTGGAAAGACTAG
- a CDS encoding SbcC/MukB-like Walker B domain-containing protein: MKPIYLKLSGLNSYRDLQEIDFETLCEAGLFGIFGPTGSGKSSILDAITLALYGQVVRTGGGSHPHEVLNQLESRLFVSFTFELGGASQRQRFTIEREFGLNKNGNRKQPEVRLIQHGLLDGEQDQVLESKATAATSMIENLVGLTIHDFTRAVVLPQGQFSKFLTLKGSERNEMLQRIFHLHEYGEKLMQRVKEQIDSNKASLHQLEVEEARLGDASEEAVEAATQEAAGLEKEYAEAEQIHKALLNQKNEWEQIRKWQFELGEIQQKLTQLEEKAQQIMLRKNEIARLEASISLYPLVQKERQTIKLWEDGKQQLLAKRVEREQVELRCQEAEQVSQQAQQRLRQEEPQLIQKRIELQQAAEWEQEIVKLAQEIGQYQTEIRLLQQQIDQDEAMLSELDQQRAVVAQDLQKIDAEWQQTTLRSEERKAIRAMQQAKIAFVQEEQRFVSTEREATELSQKVQLGQTRLKEADSFYIHAHEKRKETEIAVVEKEAQPIRSEEDITRLREQLVDVKRIGIDWRGFEKKQDDWRLKWTEWTASHADVTTRLQQAEQTLNHIESKRGASQDQLKEWETQWDSWQQANMAHALRLQLRANEECPVCGSTHHPYKDTDTDTGNIVQTTAQAPSLQQQETALRDRRANLDHMLEQVEEEWRSTSEACQQIRVELAGLLERKDSLQKENAQIDQDLQHIKHQLIQLGEEWVVASVDELGGKFKQVSQEVKELSEQRHSHVKQLDELQKLLREQRDEELEKKAQQQKITAWLEGQQEQLQQVNKRLLDHQKALLTAEQQLDELRGEIPRDQIEAHHARMEKMEQRQEELRTLRVNLEKSLEELQQQKQVQIEQRGEKQARLTALHQRYDDREAQYKAKQEQWQIRTQGRPANELLQLLEQNLQELQTAAEQADTLKLQLTNQRQQLMESLVSLEETNLQLTKQAKELELEVEQALSHAMFADRETVYEYYERRALLGSYQTEVESYQKQLTELAYAKTRLVESLADRSVSEESYNELYTSFSEGEQRLSACREALTLAKERLLIVQQNHEKWKKIEKEFGAVIDEQSRLEELRKLFEGKAFVQYIAEEKMMTIARDATYHLGRMTKGRYALEIGDGGEFVLRDEAAGGLRRAVNTLSGGETFLTALSLALALSVEIQMRGGRLEFFFLDEGFGTLDPELLEVVLDALEKLRMSQFTIGLISHVPELKLRMPRRLVITPAEPLGSGSRIHMEME, from the coding sequence ATGAAGCCTATTTACTTGAAGCTATCAGGATTAAATAGTTATCGAGATTTGCAGGAGATTGATTTTGAAACGTTGTGTGAAGCCGGATTGTTTGGGATTTTTGGCCCTACTGGTAGCGGTAAATCCAGCATTTTAGACGCGATTACGCTGGCGTTGTATGGACAGGTTGTTCGTACAGGGGGAGGTTCGCATCCGCATGAGGTTCTCAATCAATTGGAGTCACGGCTATTTGTCTCCTTTACCTTTGAATTAGGAGGGGCGAGCCAACGACAGCGCTTTACCATCGAGAGGGAGTTTGGTCTAAATAAAAATGGTAATCGAAAGCAGCCGGAAGTACGTTTAATTCAACACGGCTTACTTGATGGTGAACAAGATCAGGTGCTGGAATCTAAAGCAACAGCAGCTACATCCATGATCGAGAACCTGGTGGGTTTAACCATTCATGATTTCACACGGGCAGTCGTGCTACCGCAAGGCCAATTTTCTAAGTTTTTGACCTTAAAAGGCAGTGAGCGAAATGAAATGCTCCAGCGAATTTTTCATTTGCACGAGTATGGCGAAAAGCTGATGCAACGGGTCAAGGAGCAGATAGACAGCAATAAAGCCTCTCTACATCAGTTAGAAGTGGAAGAAGCACGGCTGGGTGATGCGAGTGAGGAGGCTGTTGAAGCGGCGACTCAGGAGGCAGCAGGATTAGAGAAGGAATATGCGGAAGCGGAGCAGATTCACAAGGCTTTGTTGAATCAAAAGAATGAATGGGAACAAATTCGCAAGTGGCAGTTCGAATTGGGGGAAATCCAACAAAAGCTGACACAGCTTGAAGAGAAGGCTCAGCAAATCATGCTGCGAAAAAATGAAATAGCTAGACTGGAGGCATCTATTTCTCTTTATCCATTGGTGCAAAAGGAACGACAGACGATAAAGCTATGGGAAGATGGTAAGCAACAGTTACTAGCAAAACGGGTGGAACGGGAGCAAGTAGAGCTGCGTTGCCAAGAGGCTGAACAAGTAAGTCAACAAGCCCAACAACGATTGCGACAAGAGGAGCCACAGCTCATTCAGAAGCGAATCGAACTACAGCAAGCCGCAGAGTGGGAGCAAGAAATAGTAAAATTGGCTCAGGAAATCGGGCAATACCAGACAGAGATCCGTTTATTACAGCAGCAAATAGATCAGGATGAAGCTATGCTGTCAGAACTTGATCAGCAAAGAGCGGTAGTAGCTCAGGACCTGCAAAAGATTGATGCTGAATGGCAACAGACCACATTACGTTCAGAGGAACGCAAAGCGATTCGTGCGATGCAACAGGCCAAAATTGCCTTTGTTCAGGAAGAGCAACGTTTTGTAAGCACTGAGCGTGAAGCAACAGAGCTGTCTCAAAAGGTACAGCTTGGTCAAACCCGATTAAAAGAAGCAGATAGCTTCTATATTCATGCTCATGAAAAACGTAAAGAGACCGAAATCGCGGTAGTTGAAAAAGAGGCTCAGCCGATCAGAAGTGAAGAAGACATTACTCGATTACGTGAACAGCTTGTAGATGTAAAACGGATCGGCATTGATTGGCGTGGCTTCGAAAAAAAACAGGATGATTGGCGGTTAAAATGGACGGAATGGACTGCTTCACATGCGGATGTAACAACCAGATTACAGCAGGCAGAACAAACGTTGAACCACATAGAAAGCAAGAGAGGGGCTAGCCAGGATCAGTTAAAAGAGTGGGAGACGCAATGGGATTCTTGGCAGCAGGCTAATATGGCTCATGCGTTGCGTTTACAGCTAAGAGCTAATGAAGAGTGCCCGGTTTGTGGATCAACGCATCATCCTTATAAGGATACAGATACGGATACGGGCAATATCGTGCAGACAACAGCCCAAGCTCCTTCGCTACAACAGCAGGAAACGGCTTTACGTGATCGTCGGGCCAACTTAGATCACATGCTGGAACAAGTGGAAGAGGAATGGAGGAGTACCTCGGAGGCTTGTCAGCAGATAAGAGTCGAGCTGGCTGGGTTATTGGAACGAAAGGATTCCTTGCAAAAGGAAAATGCACAGATTGATCAAGATTTGCAGCATATCAAACACCAATTAATTCAATTGGGTGAAGAGTGGGTTGTAGCGTCTGTCGATGAATTGGGAGGGAAGTTCAAACAGGTTAGTCAAGAAGTAAAAGAACTCTCAGAACAACGTCACAGCCATGTGAAGCAGCTAGATGAATTGCAAAAGCTTCTTCGTGAGCAACGTGATGAAGAGCTGGAAAAAAAGGCGCAACAACAAAAAATCACCGCTTGGCTAGAGGGTCAGCAGGAGCAGCTACAACAAGTTAACAAGCGTCTATTGGATCATCAAAAGGCTTTATTAACGGCAGAACAGCAATTGGATGAACTACGGGGGGAAATTCCACGTGATCAGATTGAAGCTCATCACGCCAGAATGGAAAAGATGGAGCAAAGACAGGAAGAGCTGCGTACGCTACGAGTGAATCTGGAAAAATCCCTTGAGGAATTACAGCAACAAAAACAAGTTCAGATAGAACAGCGCGGAGAAAAACAAGCCAGACTAACAGCGTTACATCAACGCTATGACGATCGAGAGGCACAATATAAAGCTAAACAAGAGCAATGGCAGATACGTACACAAGGTAGACCGGCTAATGAATTATTGCAGTTGTTGGAGCAGAATCTACAAGAGCTACAGACAGCAGCAGAACAAGCCGATACTCTAAAGCTTCAACTAACAAATCAGCGGCAACAATTGATGGAATCATTAGTTTCATTAGAAGAAACAAATTTACAGCTTACGAAGCAAGCTAAGGAATTGGAATTGGAAGTTGAACAAGCTTTGTCGCATGCTATGTTTGCTGATCGGGAAACCGTCTATGAATATTATGAGCGCCGAGCTTTATTGGGGTCGTATCAGACAGAGGTAGAAAGCTACCAAAAACAGCTAACGGAATTGGCATATGCTAAGACACGCTTGGTTGAATCTCTTGCTGATCGGTCTGTAAGCGAGGAGTCTTACAATGAGCTATATACCTCCTTTTCAGAAGGAGAGCAACGCTTGTCTGCATGTAGGGAAGCTTTAACACTGGCAAAAGAGAGACTTCTAATCGTGCAACAAAATCACGAGAAATGGAAAAAAATAGAGAAGGAATTCGGTGCTGTCATTGATGAGCAGAGTCGTTTAGAAGAGTTACGAAAGCTGTTTGAAGGAAAAGCATTTGTTCAGTATATTGCTGAAGAAAAGATGATGACGATCGCCCGTGATGCTACCTATCATTTAGGACGTATGACGAAAGGCCGCTATGCACTGGAAATTGGAGATGGTGGAGAATTCGTATTGCGAGATGAAGCAGCGGGTGGACTGCGCCGTGCTGTTAACACTCTATCTGGAGGGGAAACATTCTTAACGGCTTTATCTCTAGCATTGGCCTTATCAGTTGAAATTCAAATGCGGGGAGGTCGTTTGGAATTCTTCTTCTTAGATGAAGGGTTTGGAACCTTAGATCCTGAATTGCTAGAGGTTGTCTTGGATGCTTTAGAGAAGCTAAGAATGAGCCAATTTACGATAGGATTAATTAGCCATGTACCGGAACTAAAATTGCGTATGCCGCGACGGCTGGTCATTACCCCTGCTGAACCGCTTGGGTCTGGTAGTCGCATTCATATGGAGATGGAATAG